The genome window aaactctccaaaataataaatttgttagGTCCTGATTTGGGCCaatattaaaaagttgagaaactcgataaaatattaagataataatttttcgtGAGAtctctttataatttttggtcccaagaaaattataaattaataattcataaaaactgaaaaaaatatattccatTCTATTGAAATATGATTCAATAATTGTCTGTTTTCCTTTAAAGTTCTAAGTCTATTTGGAGTTCAATTCTAACTTTTCTTATTGCATCAATAGCTCATGTGTTGTATTTTTGTATTGTATCATAAAGTTGTGAAGAGCATTCAAAGTCATAAGTGCTTCCTTTCGCGTAATAGGCTCCAAAGACATTGTATCATCTTTGCCATCATCATATGCATTGTTCTTAAGGTTCATTGCAATGTAATTCGAAGAGGTATAGACTAATTTGCTTTTTTATTTGGTATGTATAGTGTAATtggttaaaaactctttaaattaataattattaatttatcaataaattaataactctctaaattaataaatttctccggtctcaacattattaatttataaagttaCATTCTATCAAAAGTTTTTTCACCTGGTAATGATAGATAAAGGTGGTAATTGGGTAATGATAAGGTGGTCAttggatatatattatacacatTTTAACTTCCATACCAATCCTCATGTAATCTTAAAATACATAATCTCATTTAAAAACTATTCAATTATCAACAATTTAGATATTGATAATCTTGATTTTGTGCAGAGATAATTTAGTAAAAAATCCATTCACCATCCTTTTGTGGAGAGATAATATTTAGATAATAATAATCTTGATTTTGTACATagatatacttatatatatcttaaagcGGTTGGACATTAAAATCCACCCACAATCCTTATTATTATCAATATCCAAAATCATGATTACGAAAATCTATATTCAATGCCTAAATGAAATCTCTATAAAACTAGACGGTGCATCACATAATAATCACATTATACACATACAGAAACTTAAAGCCATGCCTAATTCACATGTTCAATGCACACTAATAATTCTAGTAGCATTATTACATGGGGCACTATCCATTACCTATAATGTAACCGATGTGGTGCCAAACACTCCCGGAGGAATCAGATTTGAGAAAGAAATTGGAGTTGATTACAGTAGACAAGAAATGGGGACTATCAACCAATTCATATACAAGCTTTTTGATCAAGAAAACAATCCTGGTGATAGAAGACCGCAAGACTTTGTACAACTATACATTGACGTACATGCTGACAATGCTACAGCGGTCACATCACTTGGAAACATCATAAATATGAGCTCAATTTTTATTCAAGACTATGAAGGCGATGTGAAGTGGGGTTTTACTTCTATTCTTTACCATGAAATGACACATGTTTTCCAATGGTTACCAAATGATGCACCAGTTGGATTAATAGAAGGGATAGCTGATTACACCATGCTCAAAGCCAATTATTTTCCACCCGGACTAGCCAAACCAGGAGATGGTGATAGGTGGGATCAAGGTTACGATGTTACAGCACGATTTCTTGAATATTGTGAAAGCTTGTTAGAAACATTTGTGGCACAACTTAACAAAAAGATGAAGGATTCTTACAATGACAGTTATTTTGTAGATTTGTTGGGAAAACCAGTTGATACATTATGGAATGAATACAAACAAAAATACCACCATGATCCAAAGGTGGCCCGAAGTctgtaattttaaattatttagcaATTGATTATTATAATCTCATtctatttgaaaaatatataaataagttaCATTTGTGGCACAACTTAACAAAAAGATGAAGTATTCTTACTTATTTTGTAGATTTGTTTACATTATTGAATGAATACAAACAAAAATACCACCATGATCCAAAGGTGGCCCGAAGTctgtaattttaaattatatatcaaattatttagCAATTATTTATTACAATCTTAttctatttgaaaatatataaataagtttGATCTACTTTAtatttaactttaaaaaataaagtacaACTTATGTTTCACTTGTTATATTTCTATTTCACATATATAACCATCTTCTCATGCTATATAACTATAATGTAATCAAATGCTACCCTTTCCagtaatatagatatataatttctCCCATCTCGGTGTATGTGTcatgattataataaattatagtttAAAAATCTTATTGtgacataattatttttaattttcaataatatgtTTATTATGTGTTATAGTGTGTTATTGTGTgagaataaattttatattaagtgactatgatataaattttatattttcaagtaGGTAACTTGAAgataagattatatatattaatagtatcacatttttaaatgttcccataaatattgattattaataaacaaaaattgGAAAGGTTTCCACCGATTAAATGTAAGATTTGATAAAATAACACATActtagattaaaattttatatgtggTTATGGAACTTGATAGgggtcaaaataattaaataataattatgactCCAAGAATATAACAGCCCACTAAATAAAGGCTTGGATACTAATTCAGTTCATGGAAATTCAGCACCGGCCCGATAAGGGTCTGGGCCTAACGTTCAGGGACTATATGAAGGGGATTAAATTGAGCCCGGAGCCCAATTTGAAGTCCAACTATGAATACAAATTCTATAATACAACTATTTCTCATGGATAAAACTTCAGGAGTTCGAGATAAGCATTGACACCTAaagataagagttctatcttatctcttgctccGAGTCACACTTCGATGAGAAGTCTGATGCTTAGAATCATACTTCCATCTAGCTTCTAACTCAGaagcatctatataaagggctctatccctccaaactagaactacgttttggacttgattcttctccaagtagaagatacgtaggcatctcgcacatCGAGAACAGTCCGAAGCACGAACCACTCACACCCTCGTAATTTTGTTCCATAACAGAACTCGTGAATTGATAATATTGAAATATCATTGATTTAAAACTTTCTAGTAtcgattattataattaaaagaattatattaatgaattaTATCTCGACCCCTACTATATTATTGATcataataaacaaaaattagaaGATCTAATAATAAGTTTTCCTTTGCACCATGTAGCTTGGTGAAACAcccgatttttagaatatatatattttttgttctaTGCGTTCTAAGTTCTATAATTTCAAGTACAAACTTCTCTAAACATCAACTTCTCTGAATTGTTGTTTCTCAAGATAGCTTATCATGTACTACATAAGTTACACTATaaacaatataattaaatataatgaaagtGTTGAGAACTCAAAATATGAACTTAAGAGTGTGTAAACATCATATATTACACTAAAACTCATTTAAAAGTCTGAGATGAGGTACAGAATTGTGCTTGTATGTTTCTTAGAAGTGTTCTTTTTTTCCAAAAGAAACAAGCACATAACGTTTTAACATTCTTGAATCCAGTTCTCAAGTTGAATTAATTATGGTAATTCAATTTTCAACTTTTACATAATGTTCATGTATTGATGTAATGAGCAATGAgtgaaaacatatatatatatatatatttctcaatACATGCATGATATATATAGCTATATAGGAgtttgtttggaaaagattttaAGGAAAAAAGGACTCATACGTTTGGGAAATTCAAAACTTTAATATCATCATACAATGTATCTATATTAGATCATCCTCACATATTAGATTCTATAATTTCTCCTTGATTTAAGGCCAAAACATATGGTCTCATATGATAAGGGGACGACTTGTTATTATGCGCACTGTTTATACGGTTCAGTTTGATGCGCCTTATCTTGTTGACAACAAGT of Daucus carota subsp. sativus chromosome 3, DH1 v3.0, whole genome shotgun sequence contains these proteins:
- the LOC108212805 gene encoding uncharacterized protein LOC108212805 produces the protein MPNSHVQCTLIILVALLHGALSITYNVTDVVPNTPGGIRFEKEIGVDYSRQEMGTINQFIYKLFDQENNPGDRRPQDFVQLYIDVHADNATAVTSLGNIINMSSIFIQDYEGDVKWGFTSILYHEMTHVFQWLPNDAPVGLIEGIADYTMLKANYFPPGLAKPGDGDRWDQGYDVTARFLEYCESLLETFVAQLNKKMKDSYNDSYFVDLLGKPVDTLWNEYKQKYHHDPKVARSL